In a genomic window of Streptomyces noursei ATCC 11455:
- a CDS encoding transposase → MSVMVRRHELSDAEWAVLSRFLPASGVAGRPRSGDRRVLNGIVWKLRTGTSWRDVPERYGSWRTLYTRLEWRRRPTPSPCVGGRAADDGRHETGERRRRRAEECASHSRSTPNAPASHAVGVQLAARVACAGQVRVVIPLVLGTDGAEAVLEAVDQAVGKESATRYPATSCR, encoded by the coding sequence ATGTCGGTCATGGTGCGTCGTCATGAGCTTTCGGATGCCGAGTGGGCTGTGTTGTCGCGGTTCCTGCCCGCTTCGGGGGTGGCGGGCAGGCCGCGGTCGGGCGACCGGCGGGTGCTGAACGGGATCGTATGGAAGCTGCGGACCGGCACGTCCTGGCGGGACGTGCCGGAGCGCTACGGTTCCTGGCGGACGCTGTACACGCGCCTGGAATGGCGGCGGAGGCCGACGCCGTCCCCTTGCGTCGGCGGCCGTGCGGCCGACGATGGCAGGCACGAGACGGGCGAGCGCCGCCGCCGGCGAGCTGAAGAGTGCGCTTCTCATTCGAGGAGTACCCCAAATGCGCCTGCGTCACATGCGGTTGGCGTGCAACTGGCGGCAAGGGTGGCATGCGCGGGACAAGTGCGCGTCGTGATTCCCCTGGTGCTCGGCACCGATGGAGCCGAGGCGGTCCTCGAAGCGGTGGATCAGGCAGTCGGCAAGGAGTCCGCCACGAGGTATCCCGCCACCTCTTGCAGGTAA
- a CDS encoding DUF1918 domain-containing protein: MRAQLGDQLIVESPSTGVTKRDGEIVGIHHSDGTPPYDVRWSDTDEVTLVYPGPDAHVRHIEHRPAGQEEQVGDSPGRPRLVGAPDSGGIGRRIAAERRQQGLSRAETARRARMAPDYLAYLEERPVAPSLASLIRLASALGTSVEGLRGGGADLPPGQGQALLHPQLRDLDPDECRARLSTHGVGRVAVSTPDGPAVLPVNYEVIDDAIAFRTAPDSAPAAAVGTEVAFEVDHVDETMSQGWSVLAVGPAQVVTEPDTVRRLAELAHSEPWAGGEREMWVSIQPVRLTGRRISPADQE, encoded by the coding sequence ATGCGCGCTCAACTCGGCGATCAGCTCATTGTCGAAAGCCCGTCCACTGGTGTCACCAAGCGTGACGGCGAGATCGTCGGAATTCACCACTCGGACGGAACCCCGCCCTACGACGTGCGCTGGTCGGATACGGACGAGGTGACGCTCGTGTACCCCGGACCCGACGCGCACGTCCGCCACATCGAGCACCGGCCCGCAGGGCAGGAAGAACAGGTGGGGGACAGCCCCGGTAGGCCCCGGCTGGTCGGCGCACCCGATTCCGGGGGCATCGGCCGACGCATCGCTGCGGAGCGCAGGCAGCAAGGACTGTCCCGAGCGGAAACCGCTCGCCGCGCCAGAATGGCACCGGACTACCTGGCGTACCTCGAAGAACGGCCGGTCGCCCCAAGCCTGGCGAGCCTGATCCGGCTGGCTTCGGCGCTCGGCACGAGCGTCGAAGGTCTGCGCGGGGGCGGTGCCGATCTGCCTCCCGGCCAGGGCCAGGCGCTCCTCCACCCCCAGCTGCGAGACCTCGACCCCGACGAGTGCCGCGCCCGGCTTTCCACGCACGGGGTGGGGCGCGTCGCAGTGTCGACGCCCGACGGCCCGGCCGTTCTCCCAGTGAACTACGAGGTCATCGACGATGCGATCGCGTTCCGGACAGCCCCGGATTCGGCCCCTGCGGCGGCAGTGGGGACGGAAGTCGCGTTCGAGGTGGATCACGTGGACGAGACCATGAGTCAGGGTTGGAGCGTGCTTGCCGTCGGCCCGGCGCAGGTCGTCACTGAGCCTGACACGGTGCGACGCCTGGCGGAGCTGGCTCACAGCGAGCCGTGGGCAGGTGGCGAACGCGAGATGTGGGTGTCGATCCAGCCCGTGCGCCTCACAGGGCGTCGTATCAGTCCGGCCGATCAGGAGTAG
- a CDS encoding 1-phosphofructokinase family hexose kinase, translated as MSTAATPDPASAAPVLTLTMNPTVDMCWDVGHLVDVGKNRARVRSVAGGGGGINVARNVVRLGGRATAVHTAGREVGRRLNRLLDEEGIDHIAVEIHGETREALVLFETESRRSHHIVPPGPHLDDQEGWHCLDVLGQAIGTSRYVVASGSLPGGLPDDFYAAVARRIRAAGARLVLDTSGPALRQGLSEGVFLLRCNRTEAADLIGRTVRSFDDARAVNERLLTTGAAEVAVTTIGDLGALCSTRHGHTELRAPSLPGKLLSDAGAGDSMVAALTTRLAAGDDPVSACALGVAVAAASVLTPGTEPFDRELAESLRHDVGIRFRTSS; from the coding sequence ATGAGTACAGCAGCAACGCCGGATCCCGCCTCGGCCGCGCCAGTCCTCACCCTGACGATGAACCCTACCGTCGACATGTGCTGGGATGTCGGCCACCTTGTCGATGTCGGCAAGAACCGCGCCCGGGTCAGGTCTGTAGCTGGCGGGGGCGGCGGAATCAACGTCGCCCGCAATGTGGTGCGCCTCGGAGGACGGGCCACCGCCGTGCACACCGCCGGACGCGAGGTCGGCCGGCGCCTGAACAGATTGCTGGATGAAGAAGGCATCGACCACATCGCCGTCGAGATCCACGGTGAGACCCGCGAAGCACTCGTACTGTTCGAGACCGAGTCGCGCCGCAGCCATCACATCGTCCCGCCCGGTCCGCACCTCGACGACCAGGAAGGATGGCACTGCCTGGATGTGCTCGGGCAGGCCATCGGCACCAGCCGCTACGTCGTGGCCAGCGGCAGCCTTCCCGGCGGCCTGCCAGACGACTTTTACGCGGCCGTCGCCCGCCGGATCAGGGCGGCCGGAGCCCGGCTGGTGCTGGACACGTCAGGCCCGGCGCTGCGGCAGGGGCTATCGGAAGGTGTCTTCCTGCTCAGGTGCAACCGGACAGAGGCCGCCGACCTCATCGGCCGGACCGTCCGCAGCTTCGACGATGCCCGAGCCGTCAACGAACGTCTGCTCACCACGGGTGCCGCCGAGGTCGCGGTGACCACGATCGGCGACCTGGGCGCTCTGTGTTCGACCCGCCACGGCCACACCGAACTGCGTGCACCCTCGCTGCCCGGGAAGCTGCTCAGCGACGCCGGGGCCGGAGACAGCATGGTGGCCGCGCTGACCACACGGCTGGCCGCAGGCGACGATCCGGTCAGCGCCTGCGCACTGGGGGTGGCCGTGGCCGCTGCGTCGGTGCTCACCCCCGGCACCGAACCCTTCGACCGGGAGTTGGCCGAGTCTCTCCGCCACGACGTGGGGATCAGGTTCCGAACCAGCTCGTGA
- a CDS encoding universal stress protein — MSMAPGRRIVVGVDGSAPSKAALGWAVGQAELTGAAVEAVYAWQLPYSWWGWAPPTEESFNFEDNARGILTEAIDVAIGPDRHVPITPRVIEGNPARVLLDAAHGADLLVVGNRGHGGFSEALLGSVGQHCVQHAVCPVVIIPGPGTR, encoded by the coding sequence ATGAGCATGGCACCCGGCCGTCGAATCGTTGTCGGTGTCGATGGATCAGCGCCGTCGAAGGCTGCCCTAGGGTGGGCGGTCGGCCAGGCCGAGCTGACCGGCGCCGCCGTTGAGGCGGTCTACGCCTGGCAGCTCCCGTACTCCTGGTGGGGATGGGCTCCTCCCACCGAGGAATCCTTCAACTTCGAAGACAACGCCCGCGGAATCCTTACCGAGGCAATCGACGTTGCCATCGGTCCCGATCGGCACGTCCCGATCACACCGCGCGTCATCGAAGGCAACCCGGCGCGTGTCCTGCTCGACGCCGCGCACGGGGCGGACCTGCTGGTCGTGGGCAACCGGGGGCATGGCGGGTTCAGTGAAGCGCTGCTGGGTTCCGTCGGCCAGCACTGCGTCCAGCACGCAGTGTGTCCGGTCGTCATCATCCCCGGCCCGGGAACCCGGTGA
- a CDS encoding ferritin family protein has translation MHAQTRTDLDASMHGEAYAYATYLLFADEARAQNLMSVQQLFQRTADVELGEHFAEEAKLSALAGSNVANLQAAMTGEEYESHTMYPTFAKQARQDGDTAAANLFEEIAKDETTHHAVFAKALEVVRTGNGSIPAPPSVKPVTVQAGAPKVRAARTKQNLDTALHGEALASAKYTQFAKAATAHGNQALARLFTGTADVERREHFAGEAQLAGLVAPTRQNLTTAVNGEQYESRTMYPTYARQAKAAGDAKVAELFTHNANDEAGHARAFEDARNQLH, from the coding sequence TTGCACGCACAGACCCGCACCGACCTCGACGCATCGATGCACGGCGAGGCGTACGCCTATGCCACCTACCTCTTGTTCGCCGACGAGGCACGCGCCCAGAACCTGATGTCCGTGCAGCAGCTCTTCCAGCGCACAGCCGACGTGGAGCTGGGCGAGCACTTTGCGGAGGAGGCCAAGCTCAGCGCTCTGGCAGGCAGCAACGTCGCCAACCTCCAGGCCGCCATGACGGGCGAGGAGTACGAGTCGCACACGATGTACCCCACCTTTGCCAAGCAGGCCCGGCAGGACGGCGACACCGCCGCCGCCAACCTCTTCGAGGAGATCGCCAAGGACGAGACGACCCACCACGCCGTGTTCGCCAAGGCGTTGGAGGTCGTCCGCACCGGCAACGGCAGCATCCCGGCACCACCCAGCGTCAAACCCGTGACCGTCCAGGCAGGGGCGCCCAAGGTCCGCGCGGCACGGACGAAGCAGAACCTCGACACCGCGCTGCACGGTGAGGCGCTGGCATCGGCCAAGTACACCCAGTTCGCCAAGGCCGCCACCGCGCACGGCAACCAGGCGCTTGCCCGCCTGTTCACCGGCACCGCCGACGTCGAGCGGCGCGAGCACTTCGCCGGCGAAGCGCAACTGGCCGGCCTCGTCGCACCGACGCGCCAGAACCTCACCACCGCCGTCAACGGTGAACAGTACGAGTCCCGCACCATGTATCCCACCTACGCGCGCCAGGCGAAGGCGGCCGGCGACGCCAAGGTCGCGGAGCTGTTCACTCACAACGCCAACGACGAGGCCGGTCACGCCCGCGCCTTCGAGGACGCGCGCAACCAACTCCACTGA
- a CDS encoding archease: MERPQDPARLGGHRDVPHTADLRVEAWGPTREVCLAQAVRGVCESFLDMAGAVGVRQRDVVVRGDTNEDLLVALLEEVIYWLDAHDEVPIEVELTAVHEGLQARLCMAEIGSLPVTGAAPKAATLHELAFDRGPDGWRCSVTLDV, from the coding sequence ATGGAACGGCCACAAGACCCCGCGCGGCTCGGCGGGCACCGCGACGTTCCACACACCGCCGATCTGCGGGTCGAGGCATGGGGCCCGACCCGTGAGGTGTGCCTGGCGCAGGCCGTGCGGGGCGTCTGCGAGTCCTTCCTGGACATGGCGGGCGCGGTCGGTGTGCGCCAGAGGGATGTCGTGGTGCGCGGGGACACGAACGAGGACTTGCTGGTGGCCCTGTTGGAAGAGGTCATCTACTGGCTTGACGCCCACGACGAGGTCCCGATCGAGGTAGAGCTGACCGCCGTCCATGAGGGGCTGCAGGCCCGGCTGTGCATGGCGGAGATCGGATCGCTTCCGGTGACGGGGGCTGCGCCGAAAGCAGCCACCCTCCATGAGCTGGCGTTCGATCGCGGGCCGGATGGTTGGCGGTGCTCGGTCACGCTCGACGTGTGA
- a CDS encoding HD domain-containing protein, producing the protein MAVVLPAGCDKFDLPRTELAVHALHYVQEVEPGFLFRHSVRSYLFARALAGRRGMQAGADFDDELLFLGCVLHDLGLSEQGNGNQRFEVDGADLAAEFLRGHGATDQAVAVVWDAIALHTSEGLASRKGPEVALAHAGISVDVLGLGRESLPEGFADHVHDTLPRENLAYAMTDVIVGQALANPTKAGPLSFPGQLLRRHLPPGTLPDWYDLIAQAGWGDQPTTPHPTSPTQCCPSTEASA; encoded by the coding sequence ATGGCTGTTGTCCTCCCCGCTGGCTGTGACAAGTTCGACCTGCCCCGGACGGAGCTGGCCGTCCACGCACTGCACTACGTCCAGGAGGTGGAGCCGGGGTTCCTGTTTCGGCACAGCGTGCGCAGCTATCTCTTCGCCCGGGCTCTTGCCGGCCGTCGCGGTATGCAGGCCGGGGCGGACTTCGACGACGAGTTGTTGTTCCTGGGCTGCGTCCTGCACGACCTGGGGCTGTCCGAGCAGGGCAACGGGAACCAGCGGTTCGAGGTGGACGGTGCCGACCTGGCCGCCGAATTCCTGCGTGGTCACGGTGCGACGGATCAGGCCGTAGCGGTGGTCTGGGACGCGATCGCCCTGCACACTTCGGAGGGCCTGGCCTCCCGCAAAGGCCCGGAGGTCGCTTTGGCTCACGCGGGCATCTCTGTGGACGTCCTGGGCCTTGGCAGGGAGTCCCTGCCCGAGGGGTTCGCCGACCACGTACATGACACCTTGCCCCGTGAGAACCTCGCCTACGCGATGACCGACGTCATCGTTGGACAGGCACTGGCCAATCCCACCAAGGCCGGCCCGCTCAGCTTCCCCGGGCAACTGCTGCGCCGCCACCTCCCGCCGGGGACGCTGCCGGACTGGTACGACCTGATCGCCCAAGCAGGTTGGGGCGATCAGCCCACCACCCCGCACCCGACCAGTCCGACACAGTGCTGCCCCTCGACGGAGGCGAGCGCGTAG
- a CDS encoding IS5 family transposase, translating to MQPSRPYPSDLSDARWELIRPTLEAWRQARNGIRKPTHDLRTLMNAILYVDRTGIPWRYLPHDFPPHQTVYGYFALWEADGIFDQLTGLLRGKVRQAEGRSSHPSACLIDSQSIKTSATVHLTSQGIDPAKKIIGRKRHIVTDTLGLLLAVTVTAASVHDSAAGTQLLTQVRQRHPTITKAWADNGYKTKAVEQAANLGIDLEIVQRDPTTRGFHVQPRRWVIERTLGWLMHHRRLARDYETHPHRSAAMIQLAAINLMTRRLTHEATTNWRDS from the coding sequence ATGCAGCCCTCACGGCCCTACCCAAGCGACCTGTCCGACGCCCGCTGGGAACTCATCCGCCCCACCCTCGAAGCCTGGCGTCAGGCCCGCAACGGCATCCGCAAGCCCACCCACGACCTGCGCACCCTGATGAACGCCATTCTCTACGTCGACCGCACCGGCATCCCCTGGCGCTACCTGCCCCACGACTTCCCTCCCCACCAGACCGTCTACGGCTACTTCGCCCTCTGGGAAGCCGACGGGATCTTCGACCAGCTCACCGGCCTGTTACGCGGCAAAGTCCGCCAGGCCGAAGGCCGCTCGAGCCACCCCAGCGCCTGCCTGATCGACAGCCAGAGCATCAAAACCTCCGCCACCGTCCACCTGACCAGCCAAGGCATCGACCCGGCAAAGAAAATCATCGGTCGCAAGCGGCACATCGTCACCGACACCCTCGGCCTCCTACTGGCCGTGACCGTCACCGCCGCGAGCGTCCACGACTCCGCCGCCGGCACCCAACTCCTGACTCAAGTCCGCCAGCGCCACCCCACCATCACCAAAGCCTGGGCCGACAACGGCTACAAGACCAAAGCCGTGGAGCAAGCTGCCAACCTCGGCATCGACCTCGAAATCGTTCAACGCGACCCCACCACCCGCGGCTTCCACGTCCAGCCCCGCCGCTGGGTCATCGAACGCACCCTCGGCTGGCTCATGCACCACCGCCGCCTGGCCCGCGACTACGAAACCCACCCACACCGATCAGCCGCCATGATCCAACTGGCCGCCATCAACCTCATGACCCGCCGCCTCACCCACGAAGCCACCACCAACTGGCGCGACAGCTAA
- a CDS encoding GlxA family transcriptional regulator: MTHVVAVLALDGVLPFELSTPGQVFGTANQADGTLHYELRICAPGRSTTTSAEHGAFRIHTPYDLDGLADADTIVIPAHSCFLTPPPGTVIEALQRGAERGARLASVCVGAFTLAATGLLDGRRATTHWQYADELARRHPHIDVDPAVLFVDHGSLITSAGVAAGLDLCLHLVRRDLGAELAAATARRTVMPLQRDGGQAQYIERPQPPTDDTALQPVLHWMERHLHQPLTLADIADHTKVSVRTLNRQFRAQTGTTPLQWLLRARIHRAQELLETTDLPITHIADRTGFGSPTTLRHHFTRHTGTSPYTYRASFRQRR; the protein is encoded by the coding sequence ATGACTCATGTGGTGGCCGTTCTCGCGCTCGACGGCGTCCTCCCCTTCGAACTGTCCACTCCCGGCCAGGTCTTCGGCACCGCCAACCAAGCCGACGGCACCCTGCACTACGAACTCCGGATCTGCGCTCCTGGCCGCAGCACAACCACCTCCGCGGAGCACGGAGCCTTCAGGATCCACACCCCCTACGACCTCGACGGCCTCGCCGACGCCGACACCATCGTCATCCCCGCCCACTCGTGTTTTCTGACGCCGCCGCCCGGGACGGTCATCGAGGCGCTACAACGGGGGGCGGAGCGCGGGGCGCGCCTGGCCTCGGTGTGCGTGGGCGCCTTCACCCTGGCCGCCACCGGCCTGCTGGACGGCCGCCGCGCCACCACCCACTGGCAGTACGCCGACGAACTCGCCCGGCGCCACCCGCACATCGACGTCGACCCCGCCGTCCTGTTCGTCGACCACGGCAGCCTGATCACCTCAGCGGGGGTGGCCGCCGGACTCGACCTCTGCCTCCACCTGGTGCGCCGCGATCTCGGCGCGGAACTCGCGGCCGCTACCGCCCGCAGGACGGTCATGCCCCTCCAACGCGATGGCGGCCAGGCGCAGTACATCGAACGTCCCCAACCCCCGACCGACGACACCGCCCTCCAGCCCGTTCTGCACTGGATGGAGCGTCACCTTCACCAACCCCTCACCCTCGCCGACATCGCCGACCACACCAAGGTCAGTGTCCGTACCCTCAACCGCCAATTCCGCGCCCAGACCGGCACCACCCCGCTGCAATGGCTCCTACGCGCCCGCATCCACCGTGCCCAGGAACTGCTGGAGACCACCGACCTGCCCATTACGCACATCGCCGACCGCACCGGCTTCGGCTCGCCCACCACCTTGCGTCACCACTTCACCCGCCACACCGGAACCTCCCCCTACACCTACCGTGCCTCCTTCCGGCAACGCCGCTGA
- a CDS encoding SHOCT domain-containing protein, whose translation MMYWYGHGGGWMWPWMVVGNLLFWTVMIVVAALILRAFAQRPGPCGSEHPTWGTPPPPGAPGHGRSAEQILGERYARGEIDEGEYQRRLATLRSSPPGPTES comes from the coding sequence ATGATGTACTGGTACGGACACGGCGGCGGGTGGATGTGGCCGTGGATGGTGGTCGGCAATCTCCTGTTCTGGACAGTGATGATCGTCGTCGCCGCCCTGATCCTCCGCGCCTTCGCCCAGCGCCCTGGCCCATGCGGCAGCGAACACCCCACCTGGGGTACCCCACCCCCGCCCGGTGCCCCCGGCCATGGGCGCAGCGCCGAGCAGATCCTCGGCGAACGGTACGCCCGCGGCGAGATCGACGAAGGGGAATACCAGCGACGCCTGGCCACCCTCCGAAGCTCACCACCAGGCCCGACGGAGTCCTGA
- a CDS encoding DUF2267 domain-containing protein — translation MPPTHTADFEHAIHSANIWLKAVSEALETDNRHLAHRVLRTWLHMCRDRLTVDVAAHFAAQLPELLRGVYYDGWDPSVVPVKYDRQGYIDRFVREARVPAEDVPRIAAAVTGVVRKHVSPGHLEAVLEQLPHDVRALLLQPTA, via the coding sequence ATGCCCCCTACGCACACAGCTGACTTCGAGCACGCCATCCACAGCGCGAACATCTGGCTCAAAGCGGTGTCGGAGGCCTTGGAGACGGACAACCGCCACCTCGCCCACCGCGTCCTGCGTACGTGGCTGCACATGTGCCGTGACAGGCTCACCGTCGACGTGGCCGCGCACTTCGCCGCGCAACTGCCCGAGTTGCTGCGGGGCGTCTACTACGACGGCTGGGACCCCAGTGTCGTACCGGTCAAGTACGACCGCCAGGGCTACATCGACCGCTTCGTCCGGGAGGCCAGGGTCCCCGCTGAGGATGTCCCCCGGATCGCCGCCGCGGTCACCGGCGTCGTACGCAAGCACGTCTCACCCGGGCACCTGGAAGCAGTGCTGGAACAACTCCCCCACGACGTCCGTGCCTTGCTTCTCCAGCCGACTGCTTGA
- a CDS encoding RtcB family protein has product MDVTVTEEGPFRFRIDERGAMRVPGVVFASRGLLPQAAGDRALEQVVNVATLPGIVRASFAMPDVHWGYGFPIGGVAATDVDAGGVVSPGGVGFDISCGVRLLAVGIQQAELAPRLNELMDILGDTTPRGMGRGGLWKLSGRAQMEKLLTGGARYAVERGHGVPRDLDRCEDHGALAGADPEQVGQRAVERGLHQVGSLGSGNHFLEVQAVDRVYDERTATAFGLRAGQVCVMIHCGSRGLGHQVCTDHVRVMDHSLRAYGIEVPDRQLACAPVVSPPGRDYLGAMAAAANYGRANRQLLTETARRAFTVTTGVSVDLVYDVSHNMAKIETHEVDGAPRQLCVHRKGATLALPPGHPGLPEDLAEFGQPVLVPGTMGTASYVMVGTPDNDAFFSACHGAGRVWSRHRALREVRGEQVRDALASRGIAVRPSSWRGLAEETPAAYKDVDAVATATEGAGLARLVARLIPLGVVKG; this is encoded by the coding sequence ATGGACGTGACGGTGACTGAAGAGGGCCCCTTCCGGTTCCGCATCGACGAGCGGGGCGCCATGCGCGTGCCCGGTGTCGTCTTCGCCAGCCGTGGGCTGCTGCCCCAGGCGGCAGGTGACAGAGCGCTGGAGCAGGTGGTGAACGTGGCGACGCTGCCCGGCATCGTCCGTGCCTCCTTCGCCATGCCCGATGTGCACTGGGGGTACGGCTTTCCCATCGGCGGGGTCGCCGCCACGGACGTCGACGCGGGCGGAGTGGTCTCGCCGGGTGGCGTCGGCTTCGACATCTCCTGCGGTGTCCGGCTGCTGGCCGTCGGCATCCAGCAGGCCGAGCTGGCCCCGCGTCTGAACGAGCTGATGGACATACTCGGGGACACCACCCCGCGCGGCATGGGACGCGGCGGGCTGTGGAAGTTGTCCGGACGCGCGCAGATGGAAAAGCTCCTCACCGGCGGTGCCCGGTACGCGGTGGAACGCGGCCACGGCGTCCCGCGCGATCTGGACCGCTGTGAGGACCATGGAGCGCTGGCGGGTGCCGACCCGGAGCAGGTCGGGCAGCGTGCGGTGGAGCGTGGGCTGCACCAGGTGGGCAGCCTCGGCTCGGGCAACCACTTCCTGGAAGTCCAGGCAGTGGACCGGGTCTACGACGAAAGGACGGCGACCGCCTTCGGCCTGCGGGCCGGCCAGGTCTGCGTGATGATCCACTGCGGCTCCCGCGGCCTCGGACACCAAGTGTGCACCGATCACGTCCGGGTCATGGACCACTCACTGCGCGCCTATGGCATCGAGGTCCCGGACCGGCAGCTGGCCTGCGCGCCCGTCGTCTCTCCACCCGGCCGCGACTACCTCGGGGCAATGGCCGCCGCCGCCAACTACGGCCGCGCCAACCGGCAGCTGCTCACCGAGACCGCACGCCGTGCGTTCACCGTCACCACCGGCGTGAGCGTGGACCTGGTGTACGACGTCTCCCACAACATGGCCAAGATCGAGACCCATGAGGTGGACGGCGCGCCACGCCAGCTCTGCGTCCACCGCAAGGGCGCCACCCTCGCCCTCCCGCCCGGTCACCCTGGCCTGCCGGAGGACCTTGCCGAGTTCGGCCAGCCCGTCCTCGTGCCCGGCACGATGGGCACCGCCTCGTACGTCATGGTCGGCACGCCCGACAACGACGCGTTCTTCTCCGCCTGTCACGGCGCGGGACGGGTCTGGAGTCGGCATCGGGCACTGCGCGAGGTCCGCGGGGAGCAGGTGCGTGATGCACTCGCGTCCCGCGGCATCGCTGTCCGGCCGTCCTCCTGGCGCGGTCTCGCGGAGGAGACCCCCGCCGCGTACAAGGACGTCGACGCGGTCGCCACCGCCACCGAAGGCGCCGGGCTGGCCCGGCTGGTCGCCCGGCTGATTCCGCTCGGCGTCGTCAAAGGATGA
- a CDS encoding Hsp20/alpha crystallin family protein, whose protein sequence is MTLPIRHRPGWLLERHFPTIRWEEPFAAEFSDLFERMNQFLENAGDTPSMAGAWAPPADMHETEDSYVVEAELAGIKREDIDVEVGERQLHITGEYKECEREGVLRRSTRRTGRFEYRALLPAEVKADDITATLTNGILTVTIPKSQGTGPRHIEITQS, encoded by the coding sequence ATGACTTTGCCTATACGTCACCGTCCCGGCTGGCTCCTGGAACGGCATTTCCCCACCATTCGCTGGGAAGAGCCCTTCGCCGCGGAGTTCAGTGATCTGTTCGAGCGGATGAATCAATTCCTGGAGAACGCCGGCGACACGCCTTCCATGGCAGGGGCCTGGGCGCCGCCGGCCGACATGCACGAGACGGAAGACAGCTATGTGGTCGAGGCCGAACTGGCCGGGATCAAACGCGAGGACATCGACGTCGAGGTCGGCGAACGGCAGCTTCACATTACCGGCGAGTACAAGGAGTGTGAGCGGGAAGGTGTCCTGCGCCGCAGCACCCGGCGCACCGGTCGATTCGAGTACCGTGCGCTCCTGCCCGCCGAGGTCAAGGCCGACGACATCACCGCCACCCTGACCAACGGGATACTGACCGTCACCATCCCCAAGAGCCAGGGCACCGGGCCGCGGCACATCGAGATCACTCAAAGCTGA